atatatatatctatGTTCCAATATTGGCTTCAATGCAGGATATACTGACCGGTTTGAGAATATTTCGACTTAAGAAACATTCTCTAACTATTCTGAATGACATAAGTGGTGCAATAAAACCAGGAAGGTACTTAATGGCATTTTCATCATGAAAGTAGTGAGTGATAGATTATTGTATTCAAGATATCTGTTATGAATGTTTGTCTCCgtttcaatattaatattatcctCAGTTAATTAACGTGGAataatattgattaaattttgctcaatttgttgatataagaagcAAGATAATACTGTTAGAATAAATGgtgttattataattaaatgagtCATAATAAtcgcttcttttttttgtttatattaattactcGTGTTTCTAATAGTGCTGCTCACAAAGCTGCACAGTTCGCTAATCGGCTTGATAGGGAAGTTATTGTGCTTGAAGACGTCCCtactcatatttttatatatatatgggatGCGGTTGTACAAGAGTTTCCTTGTTAATGTATATTTCTTTcatcagaaaaaagaaaaggcgtCCAACATCAGTAAAATGAACCATCAGTACACTTTGCCTTTCTCAGacagaaatataaaaactacTATTTGCTATTCTAATTTCTCGTCGGATATGTGGCAGGAGTTGATGATCTTATAGCtgaaattagtttatttttccaaTGTCTCTCTGGTTGTAAATTTAACCATTCTAAGTTTAGTCATTACTACCACTAATTATTTGCTTGCTGTGCCGTTGGATTATTTGTTGGTTTCCTGTGTTATTTAAGACCCTAGAGATCAGCACTGTATGGATTTCATTTACTGTTTTGGGCTTTTGTAGGATGACTTTGCTCTTAGGACCACCAGGTTCTGGCAAATCAACATTGCTTTTAGCTCTTGCCGGGAAACTTGACAAGAATTTAAAGGTTGGTAGTGCTTGGTGCAACTATCTCCAGGAGCCCAACACGGGTATCCCCTCCATGACTTTTAAGTGATGAATgaccattaattaattagttgcTGGCATGCTAATGGTCAAGCAGTGTTTGTaaccaaaaaaagaattgagaaaaagaaaaaactgtaGTGGCTCAATCATCATGGAGCTTTCAGTTCTCAGtctttttctctccctaactTGCCTTCTGTTGAACTTCTGTTAGTATAAACCTTATTTACAGTATAATATTTTCAGAGAACTGGAAGTATTACATACAATGGCCACAAGCTTGATCATTTTTATGTTAGAAGGACTTCTGCATACATCAGCCAAATAGATAATCATATTGCGGAGCTTACAGTACGAGAGACTTTAGATTTTGCTGCTAGCTGTCAAGGTGCAAGTGAAGGCTTTGCAGGTTCGATATTTTAGAATTGTtagattcataattttttaaaacaaattgaattatttttagcctacttaaaataaaatgcaaagtAACGATGGGGATAATTCATTTCACAAAGTGATGGATTAATCTAAGCATTTACAGACTGCCCTAAAATGGGCAAAAAACTGATGCTTCTGTTTTACTTGCGTTTATATTTCCAGCCTACATGAAAGATCTAATACGTTTAGAGAAGGAACAGGACATACGACCCAGTCCAGAGATTGATGCTTTCATGAAggttattatcattttaaattcaataattctaCCTATGAATTTTCTGCATGCACTTGGTTATATTCTGATTTTATGTGCAAATGGTCATGTACAGGCATCTTCTGTAGCTGGTAAAAAGCATAGTGTTTCCACAGACTACGTCTTAAAGGTGCTTGGTCTTGATGTGTGCGCAGAGACAGTTGTAGGTAGTGATATGTTGAGAGGCGTCTCAGGCGGTCAAAGGAAAAGGGTTACTACtggtctctctctctcttccagTCTGTATGTGTTTCCTTACTTTTCCCCCTAGACTTTACCAGAGGAAAATCCCTGGGATGTTCCAAATTAATTAGGAATTACTCCCTACCCTACACGTCACCTATACTtttatgttgtttttcttCGTTTGCCTTTTCTCGGGTATGCACAATGACGTTAGACTCCACAGTAAagcttttcattttctgcaaGGAGCACTGACTGTTGTTATTGGACGTTGTCCAAACGTCCAAGGGAATGCGGCTCAAGTGTCAATGCTGCCGTTGTATTCATTTTTGTCTCCACGCTAGACTTGAGCACTAGACTTCACCCTATTTCTATTACCGTGGGAATGTTTTTTAAGATTTGGACTCCCAAGtgttaaattcttataaattctTCTGTCAAGTGAATGGTCAGCATTTAATCTGTTTGCAGGAGAAATGATTGTTGGGCCAAGAAAAACCTTACTAATGGACGAAATATCCACTGGCCTTGATAGTTCCACAACATATCAAATAGTGAAATGTATAGGAAACTTTGTTCATCAAATGGACGGAACCGTACTAATGGCTCTTCTTCAGCCTCCTCCTGAGACATTTGATCTGTTTGATGATTTGGTGCTATTATCAGAAGGCTACATGGTGTACCAAGGCCCACGAGCAGAAGTTCTAGAGTTCTTTGAGTCACTAGGATTTCGATTACCACCTCGAAAGGGGGTAGCAGATTTTCTTCAGGAGGTATTTTCTTGAGATGCTTTAGATTTTGTTGTTATCATCAGTTTTTTCTAACACGATATTTTCCAGGTCACCTCTAAAAAGGATCAAGCACAGTATTGGGATGATCATTTAAAACCATATGCATACATTCCAGTTCCAGAAATTGCAAAAGCATTTAAAAGTTCTAGGTGGGGAAGGTCTGTGGAATCCATGGTTTCTGTCCCATTTGACAAAACAAAGGATTCTCCTTCAGCTTTGGCGAAAACGGAATTTGCTGTACCAAGATGGGAGCTCTTAAAAGCATGTTTTGCACGAGAGGTCTTGCTCATCCGTCGGCATTggtttctttatattttcagGACATTGCAGGTATTCGTTGtctcttttcatttatgaTTCTCACCGTCTTTTTTTACTTGTAGATTACGACTTGGGGATGATGTGTacttgaatattttatttgggaGAGCATCttctgcaaaagaaaaaaaaaatgcgaAAAGagttatctttatattttttgtgagATCGTTCGTCCTGATTACACTTGGCTGTCCCATTTTggagattttcttttaaaacagaAAGTTAACAGTTTGCTGTTTGCCAATATGTGTTAAGTACTGTGTATTAGAACTAtgattaagagaaaaaaaaaagaaggatatcatcaatgaaaaggaataaattaaaaaaagggtgcctaaaataatatttgtaatgTGGTTAAAAAGATAAAGCAAATGGGCTTTCTAATGCTGCTCCTCCTTGTAAGTGGCAGCATTGTATAAAAGCCACGTATGTAGGAGACTTTGCGGGAGGAAATTATCGTCCCATATGTCCTGAAGCTAGCAATATCTGGTTTGAAGTATTTTTCATCgcttttttaatgttttatttaCTCTGTATATGTTACAGGTCTTTTTTGTTGGATGCATAACTAGCACAATTTTCTTACGAACAAGGTTGCATCCCACAGATGAGATAAATGGGAATCTCTATCTCTCTTGTCTATTTTTTGGGCTGGTGCACATGATGTTTAATGGATTTTCTGAGTTATCCCTTCTGATATTTAGACTCCCAGTTTTCTTCAAGCAACGTGATAATCTGTTTCATCCGGGTTGGGCATGGTCTATAGTCAGCTTTATTCTCCGCATACCCTACTCTGCTGTTGAAGCTTTTGTGTGGTCTTGTGTTGTATACTATAGTGTTGATTTTACTCCGGAAATTAGCAGGTAAGTCCAGACTGTAATAGTTTACTTGCTTGGCATTttcactcttttctttttttctcactCATTTACTTCTGTTGCAGGTTCTTCCGtttcatgtttttattatttactgtGCATCAGATGGCCTTGGGTCTGTTTCGGACAATGGCTTCAATAGCGCGAGATATGGTTATTGCCAATACATTTGGATCAGCTGCTTTGTTAGTTGTCTTCTTATTGGGTGGTTTTATTATTCCTAAAGGTGGGTAATATATCTCCATTTGATGATTCAAAATTCATTTCACTTAGGAATCAGGAATGACTAGTTGTTTCTTTGTATCAGAATCGATTAAACCCTGGTGGATTTGGGCTTACTGGGTGTCACCATTAACATATGGACAACGAGCATTATCTGTCAATGAATTTGGTGCAGAAAGATGGAGGAAGGTGCACTCTTGCGGAGAAACTAAacttgtcaactgccttcctttttctttttgttctttttctatgTACATATCCATAACCtaaaaaagaaacgaacatTTTCCAGATATCTACTATTGGAAATAATACAATTGGATACAATGTTCTCCATGGACATAGTTTACCCACAAGTGATAATTGGTATTGGATTGGCGTTGGTATGCTATGGCTTTATGCGTTGGTTTTCAACATCATTGTGACATTGGCCTTGACCTACCTTAATCGTAAGTCTGAATAAATCTCTTAGGTTCTTACATATTCCACTTTCTCTTTATAAGCTAACTCTTTTTGCTCTTGCTGGGTCATCATAGCTCTTCAGAAGGCCAAAACGGTGGCTGATCCAGTTGACTCCACAGAAAATGTGTCTGCTGGGAATAGTGATGAGGGGCTTGAGTTGAATCAAATATCTTCTTTGGAGAGCAACAGGAGAAAGGGAATGATTCTTCCATTTCAACCATTGACAATGACTTTCCATAATGTCAACTATTTTGTTGACATGCCAAAGGTGTTGTGCCTTCGAAGCAGTTTTTTATTCCTCGATTTCTTTACATATTTAGCTCATCGTGTGTAGCGACTTTTACTTCATGTTCTCAGGAAATGAGCAAGCAGGGTGTACCAGAAAAGAAGTTGCAGCTCTTGTCAAATGTGAGTGGAGTATTCTCACCGGGTGTTCTGACTGCATTGGTCGGGGCAAGTGGTGCAGGAAAGACTACTCTGATGGATGTGCTTGCCGGAAGGAAAACTGGGGGATATATAGAAGGGGATATCAAGATATCGGGTTACCCAAAAGAGCAAGGCACTTTTTCTAGAATCTCAGGCTATGTTGAGCAAAATGACATACATTCTCCTCAAGTTACGGTAGAGGAGTCTCTCTGGTTTTCTTCCAGTCTTCGCCTTCCAAAAGATGTTACCAAAGAACAAAGACATGTAAGCTGTATTATAATTTGGATATGTGCACGGTAAACAACACACTGGTTTACTTGTTGTAATCCTTATCTTGAGAATTTTACTGCCATGCATTGCAGGAATTCGTTGAAGAGGTAATGAGATTGGTGGAGCTTGACACTCTACGTCAAGCTTTGGTTGGTTTTCCAGGCAGCAGCGGCTTATCAACAGAACAACGAAAGCGATTAACAATTGCAGTTGAACTTGTTGCAAATCCTTCCATTATTTTTATGGATGAACCTACGTCTGGACTTGATGCACGAGCAGCCGCCATTGTGATGCGAACTGTTCGAAATACTGTTGATACTGGCAGAACATTGGTTTGCACCATCCATCAACCGAGTATCGACATTTTTGAGGCATTTGATGAGGTtggtttatatttttgttttctgatGAAAAAGTAATTTGAAAACTATAAGCGTTCTGTATTAGTTCCTTTAACCTGTATGATATTTGGGTTTTTGATGTACAGTTACTTCTCATGAAACGAGGGGGCCAGGTTATATACGGAGGGAAGCTTGGCGGCCACTCCCAGATTATGATAGACTATTTTCAGGTCAAATTGCATTCTCTAAAATGACTACTAAAAGAAAGTACAATAATTATAACTCAAATCAAAGTTGCTAGTATAGAGCTTTCTAAAACCTAAAATCAGCAATCGTTCTTCTTACCCAGCTAGAGCACTCTCAGCCTTTTCCAATTTCATCATGTTTCTATGTCCAGTCTTGTATTTAGGATATGCGCCTGTTATACTGGTGTTAATAGATACCCCAGTCctcaaagaaaagataatcCTCGTTTGACATTTTACAGCATCATATTAATAGGagaaatgataatttttttctcattatcatatgttcaagaaataaattatatatttggtattttaatttttttttattttgatgtctaaactattttttgttcaattaaatatttaacttgctaaaattatttaaaattgtgTATTTAACCCATTTTTCAAGTTAAAGTCCTTATgtatcttattttaaataataaattaatttaatactctcatttaaaataattttatattctctttctttctttttttctattaattcttagcattcttttaaaattgaatgctattttctgtaatttttatttcttgtatttatctttaaaaataaaaataaaaaatatattttttcacttcaaaataataagagaaaagaaggta
The Ricinus communis isolate WT05 ecotype wild-type chromosome 1, ASM1957865v1, whole genome shotgun sequence DNA segment above includes these coding regions:
- the LOC8286446 gene encoding ABC transporter G family member 31 → MAAAMDGTEYLELQIDHFRESFARASNAESVQEDEDELLWEAISRLPSQRRGNFALLRRSASEYAEDGSGKRTETIDVTRLDRANRELVVKKALATNAQDNHRLLSGIKERLDRVGLEVPKIEVRFERLNVVGNVRTGSRALPTLINVVRDTFEDILTGLRIFRLKKHSLTILNDISGAIKPGRMTLLLGPPGSGKSTLLLALAGKLDKNLKRTGSITYNGHKLDHFYVRRTSAYISQIDNHIAELTVRETLDFAASCQGASEGFAAYMKDLIRLEKEQDIRPSPEIDAFMKASSVAGKKHSVSTDYVLKVLGLDVCAETVVGSDMLRGVSGGQRKRVTTGEMIVGPRKTLLMDEISTGLDSSTTYQIVKCIGNFVHQMDGTVLMALLQPPPETFDLFDDLVLLSEGYMVYQGPRAEVLEFFESLGFRLPPRKGVADFLQEVTSKKDQAQYWDDHLKPYAYIPVPEIAKAFKSSRWGRSVESMVSVPFDKTKDSPSALAKTEFAVPRWELLKACFAREVLLIRRHWFLYIFRTLQVFFVGCITSTIFLRTRLHPTDEINGNLYLSCLFFGLVHMMFNGFSELSLLIFRLPVFFKQRDNLFHPGWAWSIVSFILRIPYSAVEAFVWSCVVYYSVDFTPEISRFFRFMFLLFTVHQMALGLFRTMASIARDMVIANTFGSAALLVVFLLGGFIIPKESIKPWWIWAYWVSPLTYGQRALSVNEFGAERWRKISTIGNNTIGYNVLHGHSLPTSDNWYWIGVGMLWLYALVFNIIVTLALTYLNPLQKAKTVADPVDSTENVSAGNSDEGLELNQISSLESNRRKGMILPFQPLTMTFHNVNYFVDMPKEMSKQGVPEKKLQLLSNVSGVFSPGVLTALVGASGAGKTTLMDVLAGRKTGGYIEGDIKISGYPKEQGTFSRISGYVEQNDIHSPQVTVEESLWFSSSLRLPKDVTKEQRHEFVEEVMRLVELDTLRQALVGFPGSSGLSTEQRKRLTIAVELVANPSIIFMDEPTSGLDARAAAIVMRTVRNTVDTGRTLVCTIHQPSIDIFEAFDELLLMKRGGQVIYGGKLGGHSQIMIDYFQRIKGVPPISEGYNPATWMLEVTTAFIEEKIGDDFAEIYSKSEQYREVEASIMHFSTPPVGSEPLKFSSTYAQDLLSQFQICLKKENLVYWRSPRYNAVRIFFTVLAAFILGSVFWKIGSKRDTTQDLFVVMGALYSACMFLGVNNASSVQPIVSIERTVFYREKAAGMYSPLAYAAAQGLVEVPYIILQTILYGLITYFMIGFEKTAGKFFLYLLFMFLTFTYFTFYGMMAVGLTPSQHMAAVISSAFYSLWNLLSGFLIPMSKIPGWWIWFYYICPIAWTLRGVISSQLGDVEDIIVGPGFKGTVKEYLKVNFGFESNMIGVSVAVLFAFCFLFFSVFAFSAKVLNFQRR